Proteins found in one Populus alba chromosome 14, ASM523922v2, whole genome shotgun sequence genomic segment:
- the LOC118040424 gene encoding glutamate receptor 3.4, which translates to MDVSLNIAAGGCASRVFLMMKRVLLLLLITGICVPMEVVFGQAAANGNGTSVSSSSSSPRPSVANIGSLFTFDSVIGRAAGPAIAAAVDDVNSDPTVLPGTRLNLISHNTNCSGFLGTVEALQLMENSVVAVIGPQSSGIAHIISHVVNELHVPLLSFAATDPTLSALQYPYFLRTTQNDYFQMYAIADLVTYYGWREVIAIFVDDDCGRSGISILGDALAKKRAKITYKAALTSGAPRSQVSDLLLEVNQMESRVYVVHVNPDSGLSVFSVAKSLHMMTKGYVWIATDWLPSVLDSLQPYDTDTMNLLQGVVSLRHHNPETDLKRSFMSRWSNLNHKKSIGASGFNSYALYAYDTVWLAARALDVFLNEGGNLSHSTDPKLSDTKGSAMNLASLRVFDGGQQFLQTLLRMNFSGLSGKIQFDLDKNLVRPAYDVLNIGGTGSRRIGYWSNYSGLSTISPEVLYTKPQNNSSSNQHLSSVIWPGETLLVPRGWVFPENGKPLRIAVPNRISYQQFVAKDKNPPGARGYCIDVFEAAINLLPYPVPRTYMLHGDGKRNPVYNEIVQAVAQDRYDAAVGDVTIVTNRTKIVDFTQPFMESGLVVVAPVKEQKSSPWAFLKPFTIQMWLVTGAFFLFVGAVVWILEHRMNGDFRGPPSQQITTIFWFSFSTMFFSHRENTVSTLGRFVLIIWLFVVLIINSSYTASLTSILTVQQLTSRIEGIDSLVSSNEPIGIQDGSFARNYLMDELNIAGSRLVILKSQQEYSTALQLGPKNGGVAAIVDELPYIELFLSSTNCKFRTVGQEFTKSGWGFAFQRDSPLAVDLSTAILQLSENGDLQKIYNKWLTHGDCMEQINEIDDSRLSLNSFWGLFLICGISCFIALTTFCCKVIFQFRRFTPEGGEEAEVDEIQPGRPRRSLHSTSFKHLIDFVDRKEADIKHMLKRSSNIKRQASPSSDVQANSPA; encoded by the exons ATGGATGTGTCTTTGAATATTGCTGCTGGTGGTTGTGCTAGTAGAGTATTTTTGATGATGAAAAGagtgttgctgctgctgttgattACTGGTATTTGTGTGCCCATGGAAGTTGTTTTTGGTCAGGCAGCTGCAAATGGAAATGGAACtagtgtttcttcttcttcttcttctccaagacCGAGTGTTGCAAATATAGGAAGTTTGTTTACCTTCGATTCAGTGATAGGGAGAGCAGCTGGGCCAGCTATTGCTGCTGCCGTTGACGATGTCAATTCTGATCCAACCGTTCTTCCCGGGACAAGATTGAACCTTATTTCTCACAACACTAATTGCAGTGGATTTCTTGGAACTGTCGAAG CTTTGCAGCTGATGGAAAACAGTGTTGTTGCTGTGATTGGCCCCCAATCTTCCGGAATAGCTCATATAATATCTCATGTTGTCAACGAACTTCATGTTCCACTTTTATCATTTGCAGCAACGGATCCTACCCTTTCAGCATTACAGTACCCATATTTCCTACGCACTACACAGAATGACTATTTCCAGATGTATGCCATTGCTGATCTGGTTACGTATTATGGTTGGCGAGAGGTAATTGCCATTTTTGTGGATGATGATTGTGGCAGGAGTGGGATATCTATATTGGGTGATGCCCTGGCAAAAAAGCGTGCCAAGATCACTTACAAGGCTGCCTTGACCTCTGGAGCGCCCAGAAGTCAGGTCTCCGACTTGTTGCTTGAAGTTAACCAGATGGAATCTCGGGTTTATGTTGTACATGTAAATCCAGATTCCGGTTTGTCAGTTTTTTCCGTGGCTAAAAGTCTTCATATGATGACCAAAGGCTATGTTTGGATTGCTACAGATTGGCTCCCTTCGGTTTTAGATTCATTACAACCATATGACACTGACACAATGAATCTCTTACAAGGGGTTGTTTCTCTTCGCCATCACAATCCAGAAACTGATCTCAAAAGAAGTTTTATGTCTAGATGGAGCAACCTAAACCACAAGAAGAGCATCGGTGCTTCTGGGTTCAATTCTTATGCACTTTATGCTTATGATACAGTATGGTTAGCTGCCCGAGCTCTTGATGTTTTTCTCAATGAAGGTGGAAATCTATCACACTCTACTGATCCAAAGTTGAGCGACACAAAAGGAAGCGCAATGAACTTGGCATCACTGCGTGTTTTTGATGGAGGCCAACAGTTTCTCCAGACACTTCTCAGGATGAACTTCAGTGGTCTAAGtggtaaaattcaatttgatttggaTAAGAACTTGGTTCGTCCAGCATATGATGTTCTTAACATTGGTGGGACAGGGTCTAGAAGGATTGGTTATTGGTCAAATTACTCTGGTCTTTCAACAATTTCTCCAGAGGTCTTGTATACAAAGCCTCAGAATAATTCTTCCAGTAATCAACATCTTTCCAGTGTAATATGGCCTGGTGAAACTTTGCTTGTACCTCGAGGATGGGTATTCCCTGAAAACGGGAAGCCACTGCGAATTGCTGTGCCTAATCGCATAAGTTATCAACAATTTGTCGCTAAAGACAAAAACCCCCCAGGGGCTAGGGGATACTGCATTGATGTCTTTGAAGCTGCAATAAACTTGCTGCCATATCCTGTCCCACGCACATATATGCTACATGGAGATGGCAAGCGAAATCCAGTCTACAATGAGATTGTCCAAGCGGTTGCTCAAGAT CGTTATGATGCAGCTGTTGGAGATGTTACTATTGTCACAAATAGGACAAAGATTGTAGATTTTACGCAGCCTTTTATGGAATCAGGGCTGGTTGTAGTTGCTCCAGTCAAGGAACAAAAGTCTAGCCCTTGGGCGTTCCTCAAGCCATTTACTATCCAAATGTGGCTTGTCACAGGTGCCTTCTTTCTTTTCGTGGGAGCTGTAGTCTGGATTCTTGAGCACCGAATGAATGGTGACTTCAGGGGTCCTCCTAGTCAGCAAATTACGACAATATTCTG GTTCAGTTtctcaacaatgtttttttcacACA GAGAGAACACAGTGAGCACCTTGGGACGTTTTGTGCTGATCATATGGCTATTTGTAGTGTTGATTATCAATTCAAGCTACACAGCTAGTTTGACATCAATCCTCACAGTGCAGCAGTTAACATCACGGATCGAAGGGATTGACAGCCTGGTCTCAAGTAATGAACCGATTGGAATTCAAGATGGGTCATTTGCAAGGAACTACCTGATGGACGAGCTCAACATAGCAGGATCTAGACTCGTAATATTGAAAAGCCAGCAGGAATACAGTACTGCCCTTCAACTTGGACCCAAAAATGGTGGCGTGGCTGCAATTGTTGATGAGCTTCCTTATATTGAGCTCTTCCTGTCTTCCACCAATTGTAAATTTAGGACCGTGGGCCAAGAGTTCACAAAAAGTGGATGGGGATTT GCGTTTCAAAGGGACTCTCCTCTAGCTGTTGACTTGTCAACTGCCATTCTTCAGCTATCAGAAAATGGTGATCTCCAAAAAATCTACAACAAATGGCTGACACATGGAGATTGCATGGAGCAAATCAATGAAATCGATGACAGCCGTCTCTCCCTGAATAGTTTCTGGGGTCTGTTTCTTATTTGCGGCATTTCATGCTTCATTGCTCTTACCACATTCTGCTGTAAGGTCATTTTCCAGTTCCGTAGATTTACTCCAGAAGGTGGTGAGGAGGCAGAGGTTGATGAGATTCAGCCAGGAAGGCCTAGACGCTCCTTACACTCAACTAGCTTCAAgcatttgattgattttgtagACAGGAAAGAGGCAGACATTAAGCATATGCTTAAACGCAGTAGTAATATCAAGCGACAAGCTAGCCCGAGCTCGGATGTGCAAGCCAATTCACCagcttag
- the LOC118040415 gene encoding very-long-chain aldehyde decarbonylase CER1, with product MASRPGILTDWPWKPLGSFKHVILAPCVIHNIYAFMVKDEKDLSSFLIFPILLWRTLHNQLWISLSRYRTAKGDNRIIDKGIEFEQVDRESNWDDQILFNGILFYVGSKIIPGASNLPMWRLDGVILTALIHMGPVEFLYYWLHRLLHHHYLYSRYHSHHHSSIVTEPITSVIHPFAEHISYSMLFAIPLITTVVSGTASLTSFAGYITYIDLMNNMGHCNFELIPRWLFIISPPLKYLMYTPSYHSLHHTQFRTNYSLFMPIYDYIYGTMDASSVTLYEDSLKRPEEAPDVVHLTHLTTPDSIYHSRLGLAYLASNPQKSKWYLWLMWPVTLWTMMLTWIYGRAFVVERNRFHKLRLQTWTIPKYNIQYKLRWQKVSINTLIEEAVLEAEEKGVKVLSLGLLNQGEELNRYGELYVQRHPRLKTKVVDGSSLAVAAVLNSIPKGTTQVLHRGNLSKVAYAVALNLCRRGIQVVVPCEDDYQKLKKSFGITSDQNNLILSKSYSTKTWLVGDGLKEEDQKKAAEGTLFIPFSQFPPKKLRKDCFYHSIPAMAAPPSLENVDSCENWLPRRVMSAWRVAGIVHALEGWDEHECGSTMADIDKVWQASVQHGFKPLVIKTPLKF from the exons ATGGCTTCCCGGCCCGGAATTCTCACAGACTGGCCATGGAAACCTCTTGGAAGCTTTAAG CATGTAATATTGGCTCCTTGTGTCATTCACAACATCTACGCCTTCATGgttaaagatgaaaaagatcTCTCAAGCTTTCTCATTTTCCCAATTCTGTTGTGGAGAACGCTTCACAACCAGTTATGGATCAGTCTGTCCCGTTACAGAACAGCCAAAGGAGATAACAGGATTATTGACAAAGGCATTGAATTTGAACAAGTTGATAGAGAAAGCAACTG GGATGACCAAATATTGTTCAATGGAATTTTATTCTACGTTGGTAGCAAAATAATTCCAGGAGCTAGCAATCTCCCCATGTGGAGGTTAGATGGTGTAATTTTAACAGCTCTGATTCATATGGGTCCGGTGGAATTTCTGTATTATTGGCTTCATCGACTTCTTCATCACCACTATCTCTACTCTCGCTATCATTCCCATCACCATTCCTCCATTGTCACAGAGCCCATTACTT CTGTGATTCATCCATTCGCCGAGCACATATCCTACTCCATGCTATTCGCAATACCTTTGATAACGACTGTTGTGTCGGGGACAGCCTCTTTAACATCCTTTGCTGGTTATATCACTTACATCGACTTGATGAACAACATGGGTCACTGCAACTTTGAACTCATTCCCAGATGGCTCTTCATCATTTCCCCCCCTCTCAAGTACCTCATGTACACCCCATC GTACCACTCTCTTCACCACACTCAATTCAGAACCAATTACTCACTATTCATGCCCATCTATGATTACATCTATGGCACAATGGACGCGTCTTCTGTTACCCTCTATGAAGATTCGCTCAAGAGACCCGAGGAAGCCCCTGATGTAGTGCATCTAACTCATCTCACCACACCAGATTCCATCTATCATTCACGGCTAGGACTTGCCTACTTGGCTTCCAACCCTCAGAAATCGAAATGGTATCTATGGTTAATGTGGCCGGTGACACTGTGGACCATGATGTTAACTTGGATTTATGGACGCGCTTTTGTTGTCGAGAGGAATCGCTTCCACAAACTCAGATTACAGACATGGACTATACCAAAATACAATATTCAA TACAAGTTGCGATGGCAAAAAGTATCCATAAATACCTTGATTGAAGAAGCTGTACTTGAAGCTGAGGAAAAAGGTGTTAAAGTGTTAAGTCTCGGTCTCTTGAATCAG GGAGAGGAGCTTAATAGGTATGGTGAACTTTATGTGCAAAGGCATCCCAGGCTCAAAACGAAGGTGGTGGATGGAAGCAGCCTAGCCGTTGCTGCAGTGCTCAACAGCATACCTAAAGGAACAACACAAGTGCTTCATAGAGGCAATCTCTCTAAGGTTGCCTATGCTGTTGCTTTAAATCTCTGCCGGAGGGGAATCCAG GTAGTTGTTCCATGTGAGGATGATTACCAGAAGCTTAAAAAATCCTTCGGCATCACATCTGATCAGAACAATCTGATTCTTTCAAAGAGTTATTCAACAAAG ACGTGGTTAGTTGGGGATGGATTGAAAGAAGAGGACCAAAAGAAGGCAGCAGAAGGAACATTATTTATTCCCTTCTCGCAATTTCCCCCAAAGAAATTGCGCAAGGATTGCTTCTATCACAGCATACCAGCAATGGCAGCCCCTCCATCTCTTGAAAATGTTGACTCTTGCGAG AATTGGTTGCCAAGAAGAGTGATGAGCGCATGGCGTGTGGCTGGAATAGTGCATGCCTTAGAAGGATGGGACGAGCATGAATGCGGTTCTACAATGGCTGATATTGACAAAGTTTGGCAAGCAAGTGTCCAACATGGGTTCAAACCTCTGGTCATCAAGACTCCATTAAAATTCTAA